One genomic window of Camelina sativa cultivar DH55 chromosome 5, Cs, whole genome shotgun sequence includes the following:
- the LOC104785767 gene encoding uncharacterized protein LOC104785767 isoform X2 has product MADDFPDWRTMVHPVYLLYREGEFSREIYYPSIRRCADEDKVSAEEEYRILREQVHESEGFDIDFTKFRCAFNYLPVDLDGDDVFGGPGTNRDFMDRLSLGSLESFNDLHSTNYEFVKVIKVNHHLSAGMMFYITFQAKLPSDDVSKEFQARLCYCSRTPDYISCQLKPEKRVHSIEAADKEDPKKPRLT; this is encoded by the exons ATGGCGGATGATTTTCCAG ATTGGAGAACGATGGTGCATCCTGTATATTTGCTATACAGGGAAGGTGAGTTTTCTCGGGAAATCTATTATCCTTCTATAAGACGCTGTGCGGATGAAGACAAGGTATCGGCGGAGGAAGAGTATCGCATCTTAAGGGAACAAGTCCATGAGTCCGAg GGGTTTGACATAGATTTCACCAAGTTCCGCTGCGCTTTCAATTACCTACCTGTTGATCTCGATGGAGACGACGTGTTTGGTGGTCCAGGAACCAACCGAGACTTTATGGACAGGCTGTCTCTGGGTTCCCTAGAGAGTTTCAATGATCTTCACAGTACAAATTATGAATTTGTCAAGGTTATCAAAGTCAATCATCACTTATCTGCTGGCATGATGTTTTACATTACCTTTCAAGCTAAGCTGCCCTCCGATGATGTCTCTAAAGAGTTCCAAGCCAGGCTCTGCTATTGCAGTCGTACCCCCGATTATATCTCATGCCAACTCAAACCTGAGAAAAGAG TCCACTCCATTGAGGCTGCAGATAAAGAAGATCCCAAGAAACCAAg ATTGACTTGA